The genomic window GGCGTGCGGAAGCCATCGAAGGTCGCATGGTAGAACGGCCCGTTCAACTCCCCCCGCTCGCTCGGCACCAAGGTGCGGCCCACCCAGAGGTTGACCCGCTCGTTGATCTCGAATTTCCCGATCGCGTCGAGCAATCCAATGTTGGAGTTCCCGCCGAACTGGGTCCCCCCGGCGCCGACGTTACAGTTGAAACAGTCCGTGTTGAAGGTGAACTTCACGTACTTGTGAATTTGCCCGTTGATGTAGATACGAGCGTTGTCGATTTTGAAGTCGTTGCTATAATGCCCGCCTGCGGCCCCTTCTTGGCTGTTGAAGCTGGAGCGGATGCCCATGCCGATCGAAATCCATTTGT from Candidatus Nitrospira nitrificans includes these protein-coding regions:
- a CDS encoding OprO/OprP family phosphate-selective porin; protein product: MKEHVARRWSKVLVAGAVTALVAGMGTTLPSAYAGGTIKADEDKWISIGMGIRSSFNSQEGAAGGHYSNDFKIDNARIYINGQIHKYVKFTFNTDCFNCNVGAGGTQFGGNSNIGLLDAIGKFEINERVNLWVGRTLVPSERGELNGPFYHATFDGFRTP